A stretch of the Flavobacterium aquiphilum genome encodes the following:
- the lon gene encoding endopeptidase La yields the protein MSKHKILTIDNLSLQEFDSEAELIPLLTPEDEEEMNNEELPDSLPILPLRNTVLFPGVVIPISAGRDKSIKLINDANAAGKVIGVVAQLNEEDEDPTFDDINKIGTVARILRVLKMPDGNVTVILQGKKRFEIDKVETEQPYLKATIKEVPEKRPAKKDSEFNAIIDSVKELAVKIISESPNIPTEATFAIKNIGSHSFLINFVSSNMNLSVKEKQDLLSINGLKERALETLRYMNVELQKLELKNDIQSKVRFDLDQQQREYFLHQQMKTIQEELGGVSQEEEMDEMSLKAKTKKWDEKTQKHFDKELSKMRRMNPQAPDFGIQRNYLELFLELPWGEFSKDNFDLKHAQKVLDKDHFGLEDVKKRMIEHLAVLKLRNDMKSPIICLTGPPGVGKTSIGKSVAEALGREYVRISLGGLRDEAEIRGHRKTYIGAMPGRIIQSLKKAGTSNPVFVLDEIDKLSSSQSGDPSSALLEVLDPEQNSSFYDNFLEMGYDLSKVMFIATSNNMSAIQPALIDRMEVIKMSGYTTEEKIEIAKKHLFPKQLIAHGLTAKDLSIGKKQLEKIVEGYTRESGVRGLENKIAQVVRNAAKSVAMEEEYNKKITDEDIEKVLGVPRLERDKYENNDTAGVVTGLAWTSVGGDILFIESLISPGKGAMTITGNLGNVMKESATIALEYIKANAESMGLNPDILTKYNIHLHVPEGATPKDGPSAGIAMLTSLVSLLTQKRVKKNLAMTGEITLRGKVLPVGGIKEKILAAKRANIKEIILCHENKSDIDEIKAEYLEGLTFHYVKEMKEVLDLAITKDKVKNAKDLK from the coding sequence ATGTCAAAACATAAAATACTTACTATTGACAATCTGTCACTTCAGGAATTTGATTCTGAAGCCGAATTAATTCCATTATTGACTCCAGAGGATGAGGAAGAAATGAATAATGAAGAATTGCCTGATTCTTTGCCCATTTTGCCTTTACGCAATACGGTTTTATTTCCGGGAGTAGTTATTCCTATTTCGGCAGGGAGAGACAAATCGATAAAATTAATTAATGATGCCAATGCAGCAGGAAAAGTCATTGGTGTAGTTGCTCAACTCAACGAGGAAGACGAAGATCCAACCTTTGATGACATCAACAAAATAGGAACAGTCGCCCGTATTTTGCGCGTTTTAAAAATGCCTGACGGAAACGTTACTGTTATTCTTCAGGGGAAAAAACGTTTTGAAATTGATAAAGTAGAAACTGAGCAGCCTTATCTAAAAGCTACCATTAAGGAAGTTCCTGAAAAAAGACCTGCCAAAAAAGATTCTGAATTCAATGCAATAATTGATTCTGTTAAAGAATTGGCCGTTAAAATCATTAGTGAAAGTCCAAATATCCCAACAGAAGCAACTTTTGCTATTAAAAACATTGGCAGCCATTCGTTTTTAATCAATTTTGTTTCTTCCAATATGAATCTTTCGGTTAAGGAAAAACAAGACTTGTTATCAATAAACGGATTGAAAGAGCGTGCTTTGGAAACGCTGCGTTACATGAACGTAGAATTGCAAAAATTAGAATTGAAAAACGATATTCAATCCAAAGTTCGTTTTGACCTTGACCAACAACAAAGGGAATATTTCTTGCACCAACAAATGAAAACCATTCAGGAAGAATTGGGTGGCGTTTCGCAGGAGGAAGAAATGGACGAAATGAGCCTTAAAGCCAAAACCAAAAAATGGGACGAGAAAACGCAAAAACACTTTGATAAAGAATTATCGAAAATGCGTAGAATGAATCCGCAAGCGCCTGATTTTGGAATCCAAAGAAACTATTTGGAATTATTTCTAGAATTGCCTTGGGGTGAATTCTCAAAAGACAATTTCGATTTGAAACATGCCCAAAAAGTATTAGACAAAGATCATTTCGGATTGGAAGATGTCAAAAAAAGAATGATCGAGCATTTAGCGGTGCTTAAGCTAAGAAACGATATGAAGTCTCCAATCATTTGTTTAACAGGGCCTCCGGGAGTTGGAAAAACTTCTATTGGAAAATCTGTTGCCGAAGCATTGGGTAGAGAATATGTACGCATCTCCTTGGGAGGATTACGTGATGAAGCCGAAATTCGTGGACATAGAAAAACGTATATCGGCGCTATGCCAGGACGAATCATCCAAAGTTTGAAAAAAGCGGGAACTTCAAATCCGGTGTTTGTTTTAGACGAAATCGACAAACTGTCATCCAGTCAAAGTGGCGACCCATCTTCAGCTTTATTGGAAGTTTTGGATCCGGAGCAAAACAGTTCATTCTATGACAATTTCCTTGAAATGGGTTATGACTTATCGAAAGTGATGTTCATTGCTACGTCAAATAATATGTCTGCAATCCAACCTGCCTTGATTGACAGAATGGAAGTTATAAAAATGTCTGGCTACACTACCGAAGAAAAAATAGAAATAGCCAAAAAACATTTGTTCCCAAAACAATTGATCGCTCACGGATTAACCGCCAAGGATTTAAGCATTGGTAAGAAACAATTGGAAAAAATTGTGGAAGGTTATACACGTGAATCCGGTGTTCGTGGATTGGAAAATAAAATTGCACAAGTCGTTCGTAATGCTGCCAAATCAGTTGCAATGGAAGAGGAGTACAATAAAAAAATTACCGACGAAGATATTGAAAAAGTCTTAGGAGTCCCTCGATTGGAACGCGATAAATACGAAAATAATGATACTGCCGGTGTTGTTACAGGTTTGGCCTGGACAAGTGTTGGAGGAGATATTCTTTTCATAGAATCCTTGATTTCTCCTGGAAAAGGAGCTATGACCATCACAGGAAATCTAGGAAATGTAATGAAAGAATCAGCTACAATCGCTCTAGAATACATCAAGGCCAATGCCGAATCAATGGGATTGAACCCGGATATCCTTACAAAATATAATATTCACTTACACGTTCCGGAAGGAGCTACTCCAAAAGACGGACCAAGTGCGGGTATTGCCATGTTGACTTCGTTAGTTTCTTTATTAACCCAAAAAAGGGTAAAGAAAAACCTGGCCATGACTGGAGAAATCACCTTAAGAGGAAAAGTATTGCCAGTAGGAGGGATCAAAGAAAAAATATTGGCCGCGAAAAGAGCGAATATTAAAGAAATCATTTTATGTCACGAAAACAAAAGTGATATTGATGAAATCAAAGCCGAATATTTAGAAGGATTGACTTTTCATTATGTAAAAGAAATGAAAGAAGTTTTGGATTTGGCTATTACCAAAGACAAAGTTAAAAACGCAAAAGACTTGAAATAA
- the porQ gene encoding type IX secretion system protein PorQ: protein MSQKLLFYFLFLICYATYGQIGGKHTYEFLNLITSPRQAALGGKVITIYDEDVNQALFNPASINQDMDRRLSLNYGNYYQEVTYGTASFAYTYDQHFQTIQAGINYINYGKFDGYDENGLPTNSFTGSEIALSLGYAYNIPYTDIHLGANAKLIESTLETYNSFGAALDLGMLYIDEKNDINWAVTLKNIGTQFTTYDGTREPLPFEMIAGVSQELEHVPIRWHFTLENLQQWNVAFSNPVRSQTSIDGSVTEEKVSFFNNALRHMIFGAEFFPKKAFNLRLGYNFRRAEELRIEEQRNFSGLSVGFGLKLNKLKFNYSYSKYTLAGNTSLFGLIINFGEDF from the coding sequence ATGTCCCAAAAACTTTTATTTTACTTTTTATTCTTAATTTGTTATGCGACATACGGACAAATAGGAGGAAAGCACACTTATGAGTTTTTGAATCTGATTACTTCGCCAAGACAAGCTGCACTGGGCGGAAAAGTTATTACCATTTATGACGAGGACGTCAATCAAGCACTTTTCAACCCGGCATCCATCAATCAGGACATGGATAGGCGTTTGTCTTTGAACTATGGCAATTACTATCAGGAAGTAACTTATGGAACCGCTTCATTTGCTTATACCTACGACCAACATTTTCAAACAATTCAGGCGGGAATCAATTACATCAATTATGGAAAATTTGACGGATATGATGAAAATGGATTGCCCACAAATTCATTTACCGGAAGCGAAATAGCTCTTTCTTTGGGTTATGCCTATAACATTCCTTATACCGATATTCATTTGGGGGCCAATGCCAAACTGATTGAATCAACTTTAGAAACTTACAATTCGTTCGGAGCTGCTTTAGATTTGGGAATGCTTTATATCGATGAAAAAAATGATATAAACTGGGCAGTAACTCTGAAGAATATCGGAACTCAATTCACAACTTACGACGGTACGAGAGAACCATTACCTTTCGAGATGATTGCAGGGGTTTCTCAAGAACTAGAACACGTGCCAATCCGTTGGCATTTTACACTTGAAAATTTACAGCAATGGAATGTGGCTTTTTCAAATCCCGTTCGTTCCCAAACTTCAATTGACGGAAGTGTTACAGAAGAAAAAGTTTCTTTTTTCAACAATGCATTACGTCACATGATTTTTGGTGCTGAATTTTTTCCAAAAAAAGCCTTTAACCTCAGATTAGGTTATAATTTTAGAAGAGCAGAAGAACTCCGAATAGAAGAACAACGAAATTTCTCAGGACTTTCTGTTGGTTTTGGACTCAAACTGAATAAGTTGAAATTTAATTACTCTTATTCCAAATATACTTTGGCAGGAAATACCAGTTTATTTGGATTGATTATTAATTTTGGGGAGGATTTTTAG
- the cmk gene encoding (d)CMP kinase — MKKITIAIDGFSSTGKSTLAKQLAKHLGYVYVDTGAMYRAVALYAMQNDLIGTDFLDKEKLISSLPSIKLSFKFNSELGFAEMYLNDVNVETEIRTLEVSNFVSSVAAISEVRAKLVEQQQEMGKEKGIVMDGRDIGTVVFPNAELKIFMTAGADTRAQRRFAELQAKGDTVSYEEVLKNVVDRDYVDTHREDSPLVIAEDAIEVDNSYLDRKEQFDVVLELVNEVINS; from the coding sequence ATGAAAAAAATAACCATTGCAATAGACGGATTTTCATCCACAGGGAAAAGTACTTTGGCTAAACAACTCGCCAAACATTTGGGGTATGTATATGTAGATACTGGCGCGATGTATCGTGCCGTGGCATTGTATGCTATGCAAAACGATTTAATTGGAACTGATTTTTTGGATAAAGAAAAATTAATAAGCAGTTTGCCATCGATAAAATTAAGTTTCAAATTCAATTCTGAATTGGGTTTTGCCGAAATGTACCTGAATGATGTTAATGTTGAAACGGAAATCCGAACTCTTGAAGTTTCTAATTTTGTAAGTTCTGTAGCTGCAATTTCAGAAGTTCGTGCCAAATTGGTAGAACAACAACAGGAAATGGGGAAAGAAAAAGGAATCGTTATGGACGGTCGAGATATTGGAACCGTTGTTTTTCCTAATGCAGAACTCAAAATTTTTATGACAGCAGGTGCGGATACTCGCGCACAAAGACGTTTTGCCGAATTACAGGCAAAAGGAGATACAGTTTCCTATGAAGAAGTCCTTAAGAATGTTGTCGATCGTGATTATGTTGATACTCACAGAGAAGATTCTCCTTTGGTAATTGCTGAAGATGCAATAGAAGTGGACAATTCTTATCTGGACAGAAAGGAACAATTTGATGTCGTTTTAGAGTTGGTAAATGAAGTTATTAATTCTTAA